CTTTCACCATTCCCTGTGAGATAGACTGTTTTGTTCCCTCTTTTCtggatgagcaaactgaggctcccaGATTTCAAAATCCTAGGGCTGGTGTGGGGAGGAGTCCTCCAGGTCTGCCTTGGCTTAACACCCTTGGGAGGTGTCCTAttcctcttaaaaataaagaCCAAGAAAACCTCAGgcaccccctgccctctcccccagtCTGGCCCCCATGGCTGCTAGTCTTACCTCACGCCATCCTCTGCCTTCTGAGCTTCTGTCACCGTGGTCTTTCCAAGGTGCTTtgcccccttcctgccccagggcctttgcccaTGCTATTTTCCTCACCAGGAATGTTGGCCCTGTGTCTCTTGCAGTCTCCTCATTTTCATCCTTCAGATGAAGGATACAAGAGTGCTTCCTCCTGGAAGCCTGCCCAtcccagcctcctcaggccccatttggaaaaaaaaaatgtttagagcaCTGATCAGCCAAGCAGGCAAGCCCTGTTAGAGAAAGTCCTATAGCAGAGCAGATGGGCATTGCCACAAATCCAGGGTCCCTTCCCCCCCTGCCTGGCTGTCCTACTGTATTATTCCCATCCACTCTTGTCTCCTCCCTGAGGTGACTCTTTTGAATGTTCTTTACCTTCAGactttctgcttaaaaaaaaaaagtagaaaccatAAGAATGGACTCCCCACGACTTGTAGCCCCCAAACCTACAAACCAGTGCCCCTCCCTTGTGTTACAGGAGAGGAGGGGGCCCTTTTTCTCCCTCAGGCTGGAGTCTTGACTCTTGCCCTGGGTTCCCTGGGATCCGTTGTTCTGTCACTCGCTCCAGAACCTGACAGAAGCAGTTACCCCATTCTCTCCCGGTAGCTTTTCACTGTCCTCCTTGCCTGAGCCTCTCTATTGGCCTTTATACCTGCCAGCATCTCTGTTGTCTTAAAAATCTGTCCTTTGACTCCACCTCTGTCCCCACTGCTCCTGGCCAGCACCCAATCACCCTCCTACCTTTCATTGCCAACCCCCCTCTTAAGAGTTGCCTACACTTGTCTTCTCCACTGGCTTCCGTCCCCTGCACTTATCAGATTCCAtagcttgttttttattttggtgttCTTGAAGTGGTTGGGCACTCCTGCTTACTACACTCTCTTCCCTTGCCTTGGGACCACCCTCTGCTGCTTTTCCCTGAACTGTCTGGCCcttctttttcttgttgctgTTTCTTTCAGCCTCATATATACAAACTCAGTGTCTCCGCTTGGCTGATGTCCCACAGATGCCTCAGACTCCCCTTGTTCAAGATTGAATCCCATCACCTCCTCCGCCCCCGGAGTCCTGAGCAGCTTCTCACTCTCCAACCCTTCCCTTGCTCATTTTCCTTCTAAGCATCCTAAACCCTCCCTGACCCTGTAGTTTGGGCCATGGCCCCTTGTTCTAGtgcattctttcctcttctgaagGCCCTGACCTCAGTTTGCAGTTAGACCTTCACTAGGGGATTACTGGATGACCTCTGCCCTTCTAGACTGTAAGCTCCGTGAGGGGTAGGGACATGGTCTgcttttgttcattgctgtattcCCACAGGGCctgccatggtgcctggcacttaacaggtgctcaataaatgtttgttgaaagaatgagtgTGAGTATCTTTTTTTGATGTCTTCCTCCACACAAAATTGTAAGCTTCCTAGTCATGTTCGCTCACCCCGGCATCTCCAGGGTTCATCACTGGGCTGATGCACAGTAAGGCCTCAGCGATTTTTAGCCGTACTTGTAGGTGAATGGATGGAGACCCAACTTGCTCTCCAAGTTGGCAGCCTTAGGGGAAATCAGAACAATCGAAGTCGACACAGGACGGGCCAGGGCTCATCTTAGTTGTCTGGAGAGTGAGGGTTTTAGTGTGAAAGTGGTCCTTTTTTAGTCCACAGAAAACTGGTACGCATCATGGCTAAGGACGTAGGCCTGAGGCCACGTGTTATGAAAGTGGCTGAGCCGGGATCTGAGCCGGGCAGTCCTGCTCTGGTACCCCAGTTCTCAGCTGACGTGCCAGGCTGGGTGATGTGTCTTCCCAGCTGCGCAGTGCTGGGCAAGTTGCTTTCCttttcagggcctcagtttctttcagtGGGAACTTGGAGGGGATCACTGTTCGTTAAGCACTTTACAGgcgatttaaaaatatttcctcaatCTGCCCAACAGCTCCCTGAGGGAGGTATTACTATGACACcctcttcacagatgaggaaaccgaggcatagagaggttaagtaacgtgctccaggtcacacagctggcagatggcagagccagggttATTCAGAATGGCCTTTATTGAGACGTGAAATCAATTTACTGGAttccaacaaacatttaaaaaatagcataGGAAATAATCAGAGCACATCACAACATGCAGTAAAGGTAAGTGTTGTTTCATTCAAAGAACAACCGGTTTTGAggttttcagttatatatatatatatgtgtatgtatttacacaTGTCTGGGCATGTGCTGGGTtatgatgtaaaatgtatttcttactgtggGTCACGGCCAAATGAATGAAGTCATTGCTGAAACAAGCTCATAGCACCATAAACTGCTCAGCTCCCTCCCCTATGGACTGTAAGTCCCAGAGCTGACACCAACACAGACTGTCACTGGGGAAGGCAGAGCAGTGCCCCACATAACTTGGTGGCTTTCACAGCCTCCTTCAAACCCTGTTTTCTTCAGAAAGCAGATGGCTTAGGGTAACTGGGGTTCCAAGTATCTCAGGCAGGTTTCTGACGCCACCGGTCCCCTTGGAGTCAGCAGTATCTTCAGGCTGACTGCCCGGGAGCTGGGGTCTGCTGAGTTTCCCTTTGGGTTTCAGTGTATGACCCACTTTGGGCTAGCCAGGTTCTTTGAAAACCGGAGTGTTGGGGGTGCTCTCAGAGGACTCAGGCGGGTGggtggcggcggtggcggtggcaGTGATGTGACTGCTCTGAAAGTCGGCTTTGCTTTTCTCCGTGAGGCTCGTCTGCCCTCGCTTGCTCACTCTCTGTGGCGATTCACTTTTGGATACTGTCTCGGCTGGCCTAGGCTGGGACCCACGGCACTTTCTGAAATCTCACCCCCTGGTCTCCCTAGGTGCCGTCTGAGGTCAGAGTTCACAGAGTTTCCTGACGGTAGGAGGAATTTTCACGCCCAGGAGACAGGCATGCAGGCCTGACAGGGCCCCTTCTCCGCCACCTGTCTTGACTTGTTCTCAAGAGCACCCAAAGGATGCATGCTCAAGAGTTCCCCTGGTCTGTGTGCTCCAGCCCACTACTGCCCACTGCCCTGGAGGCGAGGCCACGTGGCGTTTGTGGGGTTGATGCCAAAAGGGCAGGTTTCCTTCTCGAAAATTAGCAAGCACATTAGAGATACAGTTTTGTTCTTAATCTCCTTCCTCGCCATATTTCTAAGAACCCCTCTTCTCTGTTACTGATTCGTGAGTCAGTAAACATTTGTATTCCATTTCTTTCACCATCCTCCTTTTGATTAAGGTCAGAGCTGCCCCTGAATATTTACTGTGAAAGACAGTTCAAGGatatttaggtttttgtttttttttttttgtacacaGTTTCAAAGACTGTCTTCAAAATGGAACCCTCTTTGGATGTTATCAGCATGGTGTGTAGTTAGCAGTTAGAGGGGGCAGAGACACGGTTCCTTGAGCCTCGGTTTCTGCATTTGTAAAAAGGGTGTTGCTTTGAAGGATAAATGCAAAGGTTTTCAAATGACTTGGTGTATCAATGAAAAGGGCCCACATTGCAGGAGGTGAACAATAGATGCTTGTCTCCTGCTTTCATCTCTCGGActttggaggtggggagagtgaCCCGTGTACTTCTGCTGACTTTGTGGATCTTGGGATTGGCTGAATAGCTTGACCTGATTTTTGGATGCCCTCTCCTGCTTCTCACCCTCCCCGGCTTTGGAATAGATGTTCTGGGGGCTGAAGGATTTGTTTTCGTATCTTCCCAGGAGGAGGGTTGCCTTGCTGTTTGTGGGTCTTCTGGAGGATGCTTGCTTTAGGAGATCCTAGGAAGAAGACATTTTCTTTAATGAAGGACCTCACCAGCAAAAGAAATCAGTAGAAATTGTATTGGGCCACAAATCCAAATTTTTGTAAAACCTGGATTTTTGACCCACTCAGGGGACTGGTGCAGGACTAAACCAATTGGCCCCAAATCCTCTTTTCTCAGCCGTGAGAAGCAGGAGTTGATGGCTGGGCTCCTGGAATCACCCACGCCGTGCCCTATAGTATTCCGATTCAAGTACCTTTGGTGGGATGCGTGAGCCCTAGTCTGTGGTGAAAGACAGATGGTCCCTTCCGGAGCTTCCAAACGTCTAGATCCAGGTACCTGGTTCAAGCCTCCTCCGAGACGGTGCTAGTAAAAGCACTTCTTGCAGCCACTTCTGTGTCTGGTGGTCTCCTAGCCACATGTCTCATGAAGGCGGTGAAACTGGAAATAAATAGGTGGGCAAAAGGCAGGACCAAAGCAAAGCTtgaatgaagctggaggcagggagcTTGTCCATCATTGCTGTCTCCCTCTATCTACTCTGGAGAGGACTAAAGACGGGGCTGTGATAAGATCCCAGCCTCCCTCATCCAAGAAGCAGCAGTTTGCTGGTTTCGAGCAGACTTAGGAGCCGAAAGGCCTAGGTTTCCATCTTCACTGCAAAGCCGTTTGACCTTGAGCCATTTATTCGGCTTCTGTTTCGCCATCTGTAAGAGGATAATAATACTGCCTGCTTCAGAAGAGTACCTATCTCAGAGGGTTGCCGTGAGGGTTAGATGAATAAATGTGAAGCTGTACCATGAAGTAGCATAGGAAGCACTATATTCAGGTCAGCTAGTGATACTGTTTCTGTAGGTAATTATGAAGGTTGTCGATTATGTGTTTTCAAACAGTTGCAGCCGCTTCCAGAAATGTCAACAGCATCTTGTTCCttctagggaagaaaaaaggtCTGAGCTGTGGCCTCAGCCCTTCTCAGGTCTCCGCACGTGTTTTAGTTAATGATTCCCTCATTTGCCTTAATCTGTAAACAGCTGATACTCATTTGTGAGAAGGAGAACAGCGATTTCTCCTTGATCCTCATgaccccacccctggccaggacTGGCTGAAATATGCTTGGTTTCTGCCACTCCGACCTTGGGGTCTGGCTTGCCTGGTGAAGGAGGAGAGAGACCAGCAAATACCTACGGTTGATTCAGCCCGTGCTCCGTGTCAGGCCCTGGGTTTGTCTGGCTTGATGTGTCATTTCTCTTGACTGTTCTGTGCAGGGCGTACACATCCTGACTCCCCCTGTGCTCCATTTTCAGGTGAGGAgggtgaggctcagggaggttcaGTGACCTGCCAGGCTGATATGGTGGTGGGTGGAGGGTTGGCGGAGGGACCTAGGCCTCTGTGACTCTGGGTTACTGCCTTTTCTGCTGACCTCCTTCCCGTTCTCCAGTTGCTTCCTTCCCTTTGCTGCTTCCTGTGTCCCACGGTCCTCACTCGCCCTTTCTTGGAAAAGATGGTTTCCTCCACAGCCAGAAATACACCCTAGGGAAATGATCCAAACTGTTCCTTAAGCTGTGCCGGATGATGTCTGCTGAAGTCAGCTTTGTGGGAACAAAATGAAGGAGACAACCTAGCTGCCCAGTAGGAAGGGAATGGCTCTGTAGCAGCCATTTCAGGTGTTTACAAAAGTATATAATGATGCTTCTTACTGTTAAGCGGATGCTTCTTACTGTGAAATTATGCCCGCAGATTTCGTAGAATGTGTGGAATGAAATTTTCCGAGATGGTAATGGTGGTTGCCTCGGGCTGAGACGtgactttttccctgcttcctggtGCTTTCCTATATTTTGTACGTTTTCTGCGAGTGTGTAGGACTTTATGATTAGAGGATAGCAAGAGgcagcagaagagaaaacagcaGCTGGCTGGTGAAGGTGGGCCAGCACAGAGGCTCAGAAGGGACTGGCGGGGGGTCAGAACCAGCCTTTCAGGGCATCAGATCCACACCTTTTCTCCTCCGCCCCACAGGCCTAACGAGGAAGAACTGAGGATGAAGAGGGCAGAAGAAAGTAGCCCTGCTGTGGGTAAGCATCTGGCCGGGAGCGGGAGTTTTAGCTTGTATTCACCATTTCtaccccttccttttctttctctaccaATTAAGAGGCACCCTCTGCCTTAGACTGTCACAGCAAGCTTCAGAGGCAATTCTGCTGATTGGCTCCAAGAGCAGATTTTCTTAACCAAACCAGGCCTGCTTATATGCCTGCCTCGCCCCAGTGCTGTCCTCTTTTTTCCAGCAGAGCGTCCCAAGGTCCGGGAGTCAGTGGGTCCCCTGGTGGCCCCCACCCCTCTCCGTCCATGGCCCCAGATGACACTTCAGGTAAGCAGACCCTGGCAGCCTCTGGATGGACGACCTGATGGGAAGCcagatggtgggggctgacttgCTCTGGGTCTACCTTAGTTTAGACGGAGGTCCCCCAAATCAGAACCTGGTAACGGAGGGGTAGAATGCAGTTACCGGGCTTATAGGACTGTCATTTGTTAATTTAGCATACGTTTATTGGGCTCTTGTTCTGGGCCAAGCACTGTTACGGATGCTGGTAATACAGTAATGACCAAAAACACTGTCTTCATGAGGCTAAGTAAGCAACATTTTAGTGGAGTGAGACGTCATAAAACAAAGTAGTAGttaaaatatatgatattttaGATGATGGTGcatgctaagaaaaaaaataaagggatagGGAAAGAGaaagtgtggggagggggtgaaggGGGATGTTTGCAAGTTCAGATtgggtggccagggaaggccttAGTGGTCAGTGAGATTTGAGCAAAGATCTGAAGAAGGTGAGAGAGTGAGGCACGTGGATAACCAGGGGAAGAACATCCCAGCCaagtgcaaagtccctgaggtGGGGCCGTGGCTAATGTGTGTGAGGAACAGCGAGCAGTAAGTGAGGGGGAGCGGCAGGAGGTGAGGTTGGAGAGGTGGTGGGGGACAGACTGTGTAGGGCCCTGTGGGCCATGGAGACGActctggcttttactctgagtgacaGGGGAGCTGCCGGAGAGTCAGGAGCAGAGGCAGGCTGTGATCAGACTTAGGATTTAACCAGTTCCCTCTGGCTGCCGGGAGGCAAATAGACCACAGGGTTGAGGGCAGAAGCTAGGAGACCTTGAGGAGGAGGCTACTGCAGTGGTCCCGGCGAGCAATGCCAGTGCTGGCAGGGAGATAGATTCTAGAGGTGTATTTTagaatttgtgtgtgttttaactttttattaaaaagattttCAAACATATAAAAGTAAAGAAACCAGTATTATGAACCCACATAGCACAACTTCAGTTTGTATTTCAGAAAATTAAGcacttttatacacacacacacagccatcaTCACCCTTCAGAAAATTAACAGTAATTCCTTAGTATCATCAAATATTTGGTTAGTGTTAAAGTTTCCTTGCCTCATAAATGTTTTAGGGTCCAAACAAGGTCAACACATTGCATTTGGTTGATGAATCTTCTtagatttttaaatctctctcacTTTTCCTGCAATTTATTGAAGAAATCTTGTTTGTCCTGTAGAGTTTCCCACAGTCTGGATTTGGCTAATTGCATCCACATGGAAACACATTTCTTActctattttaattaattaattccatTTAATTAATTAGATCtagtattaaatttaatttattaattaattttattaagttaatttattaaatataatctattattaatttaaatagaATTGATCCTATTTAATTCCATTTCTACTTTATTAACTGGAATTCTCTAAAGAAAAACTTTCTCACATCAACTATTTGACTGTCttgatatgtatgttcatgtataactgaaaaattgtgctctacactgaaattcgacacaacattgtaaaatgactataactcaataaaaaaaagttaaaaaaaaaagaaaaaaaactatttgacTACCTTGAACATATATACCTTGAGGGTATATAGATTGTGTAGAAAAAGCTGGATGAATACTtcaaatttttcccttttatttaccAGCTTTCAGAAGAAATGAACATCTCCAAAGGTGACCAATGAAAGGATTTTGGTTTTGGAGTATCATTATTAGTTCATGAACTTTAAACATATTTGATGAGTTTCAACCtactgcatttatttattttgatgcttaaATTGAACTCTCTGGCCAGTGGGAGCTTATTTAGATTGGCTCCAGAGGTTTTTTTGACACATCCCcatcattctttgagcacttcCTCACATTTTGCCATGTCAGTGTGTCCCAGGctcatcttttattttccctGCCCCAAACCTGGAAACAGTCATTTATTTTAGGAGCCCTGATTCCTTTTAGTGGCGAATGGTATtaagaaaccaagatctgggggCTGAGAGTGCCTGTTGCTGTTAGATTGGTCATGGTTTCTCGGCCAGGGCTGAGAGTGCTTGTTGCTGTTAGATTGGTCGTGGTTTCTCGGCCTTGTCAAAGGACAGAGCTAAGAAATAGattgttttaaaagagaaaatacatgaatTCATATGGATATTCTGGATATGTTTTGGAGGTCAACCAACAGTATTTACTGATAGTCACTCACCAAATGTTGGTGCCCACTGAATTCCTCAGCTTTTATGATCAGCAAGAAGCCCTCTTTTATTCCatctaattttgttattttaatgtaGACATAGTCTTGGGAGTTAAGAGAATTATAGAGTGCTCTTTAAGGAGTTTTCATGTGGGAACACCTGTGGGGCTGAATTTGGGCTGTCACCAGTTCTCACTGACTCTGCTTGTCCCATCCCCTCCTCTACTTCCtaccttccctttctctccaccccacccctactgGCTCCAGGTTTCTGAAGTTACAGTGACCGGCAAACCCCCAGAGGAAGGTGATGTCCCCAGAAGCAGTCCGCCAGTGGCTTTCACAGAAGTTCCCCGGGCACCAGCCATCAGGattcccctctcttcctctctctgtggCCTGGGTGGCTCTCCCAGGGACCAGGCCTCAGGGCCCGATGCGAGTGAGGGGGCAGCCGGGCCTCTCCTGGAACCCAGCCAGCGACAGGTGGAAGCCGCGTGGGAAGTGTCCAGCGAGAATGGAAGGGGCCGAAAGGACTCCGTGGTGGGGGCTGTTAAGGATGAGCCCTCCAGGGGTCTGGAGGCTATGAGTGGGTTGGAGGAGCTGCTTGGCGAGGACACCATTGACCAGGAGCTGGAGCAGCTCTACCTGTCCCACCTGAGCCGCCTGCGAGCTGCTGTGGCTGCtggtggggcaggaggtgggggggagggcccCACAGATGGGGGGGTGTCCCCCAGCCACCCTCTGGGCATACTCACGGACCGCGACCTGATCTTAAAGTGGCCTGGCCCTGAGCGGGCCCTGAACAGTGCCCTGGCTGAGGAGATCACACTGCATTATGCCCGGCTGGGGCGTGGTGTGGAGCTTATCAAGGACACCGAGGACCCAgatgaggatggggagggggaagaggggctCTCCATTATACCCTCCAGCCCAGAAGGGGACACCCCCAAGGAATCGCCTCCAGAAATCCTTTCTGGGGTCCGTTCTGTGGTAGCCACTGTAGGAGATGTGTGGCTCCCATGGGCAGGGGGCTCGGGATGCGACAGCCCTGCGGTTCTGGGTATAGAGGGTCAATTCCCTGGGGCTCCAGAGAAGGGGATGGGCAGGGACACTGACTCTCTGCATATGAATAGGATGATAGCTGGGGTGACTGGGTCCCCGGAGGGGACAGAAGCccagatggagtttaccaccggGACAGCAGACAGCTTGGTTCCTATATCCAGCAGGGAGCCAACTGCTCCAGTCCTGCGGGGGCAAAATCTCCCCCTCCTTGGTCCCTTGGGGGCTGAAGTCTATCCTTCCAGCCTGGCCAGGCCCCATGTGAGCTCCCAGGATGAAGAGGGTTCAGGCCCAAGCCTTGAGCCCCCAAAGAGGTCTCCTACCCGAGCAGCCTctgcagagtgtgtgtgtatattgcCTCCCCAGCTCCGGGGGCCCTTGACCCAGACTCTGGGGGtcctggctgggctggtggtGGTCCCTGTGGCTCTGAACAGTGGTATGTCCCTCCTGGTGCTTGCGCTGTGCCTCTCTCTGGCCTGGTTCTCATAAGAGCCGCTCGTGAGATCAGCAATAACAGGCTTCCCCCTctctggggtctggggaggggcagcccctgcaCTGCCCCCTCCCAGAGAGTTCCGATGGGATGTGTGGCCTG
This Camelus bactrianus isolate YW-2024 breed Bactrian camel chromosome X, ASM4877302v1, whole genome shotgun sequence DNA region includes the following protein-coding sequences:
- the PPP1R3F gene encoding protein phosphatase 1 regulatory subunit 3F isoform X1 encodes the protein MARTAPVEPPLRHPAPPSPAAGEPRTSVEAAVAPRRVLFADEALGLPLAQLRRYRPWGGPGVGKMAAAAGQDGDGGGADEDDDGEDGDEGEEEEETCPEPSPLCPVPAGGGFYLVPTFSLPPALGRLERLGRVMVELEALLPPPGAVPGGAGVWVPGGRPPVVRGLVRVLNRSFEKAVHVRASHDGWASFCDHPARYVPRSPPGAGAGVPGAGDPILDLGLDLGPSQASASSPDDGGRTDRFAFQLPFAEGAGDGARLDFVVRYETPEGTFWANNHGRNYTVLLRIAPAPTPTDAEGLPQQQQQQLEPQPECQGPVEAEARQLKSCMKPVRRRPNEEELRMKRAEESSPAVAERPKVRESVGPLVAPTPLRPWPQMTLQVSEVTVTGKPPEEGDVPRSSPPVAFTEVPRAPAIRIPLSSSLCGLGGSPRDQASGPDASEGAAGPLLEPSQRQVEAAWEVSSENGRGRKDSVVGAVKDEPSRGLEAMSGLEELLGEDTIDQELEQLYLSHLSRLRAAVAAGGAGGGGEGPTDGGVSPSHPLGILTDRDLILKWPGPERALNSALAEEITLHYARLGRGVELIKDTEDPDEDGEGEEGLSIIPSSPEGDTPKESPPEILSGVRSVVATVGDVWLPWAGGSGCDSPAVLGIEGQFPGAPEKGMGRDTDSLHMNRMIAGVTGSPEGTEAQMEFTTGTADSLVPISSREPTAPVLRGQNLPLLGPLGAEVYPSSLARPHVSSQDEEGSGPSLEPPKRSPTRAASAECVCILPPQLRGPLTQTLGVLAGLVVVPVALNSGMSLLVLALCLSLAWFS
- the PPP1R3F gene encoding protein phosphatase 1 regulatory subunit 3F isoform X2, yielding MARTAPVEPPLRHPAPPSPAAGEPRTSVEAAVAPRRVLFADEALGLPLAQLRRYRPWGGPGVGKMAAAAGQDGDGGGADEDDDGEDGDEGEEEEETCPEPSPLCPVPAGGGFYLVPTFSLPPALGRLERLGRVMVELEALLPPPGAVPGGAGVWVPGGRPPVVRGLVRVLNRSFEKAVHVRASHDGWASFCDHPARYVPRSPPGAGAGVPGAGDPILDLGLDLGPSQASASSPDDGGRTDRFAFQLPFAEGAGDGARLDFVVRYETPEGTFWANNHGRNYTVLLRIAPAPTPTDAEGLPQQQQQQLEPQPECQGPVEAEARQLKSCMKPVRRRPNEEELRMKRAEESSPAVERPKVRESVGPLVAPTPLRPWPQMTLQVSEVTVTGKPPEEGDVPRSSPPVAFTEVPRAPAIRIPLSSSLCGLGGSPRDQASGPDASEGAAGPLLEPSQRQVEAAWEVSSENGRGRKDSVVGAVKDEPSRGLEAMSGLEELLGEDTIDQELEQLYLSHLSRLRAAVAAGGAGGGGEGPTDGGVSPSHPLGILTDRDLILKWPGPERALNSALAEEITLHYARLGRGVELIKDTEDPDEDGEGEEGLSIIPSSPEGDTPKESPPEILSGVRSVVATVGDVWLPWAGGSGCDSPAVLGIEGQFPGAPEKGMGRDTDSLHMNRMIAGVTGSPEGTEAQMEFTTGTADSLVPISSREPTAPVLRGQNLPLLGPLGAEVYPSSLARPHVSSQDEEGSGPSLEPPKRSPTRAASAECVCILPPQLRGPLTQTLGVLAGLVVVPVALNSGMSLLVLALCLSLAWFS
- the PPP1R3F gene encoding protein phosphatase 1 regulatory subunit 3F isoform X3, which codes for MKRAEESSPAVAERPKVRESVGPLVAPTPLRPWPQMTLQVSEVTVTGKPPEEGDVPRSSPPVAFTEVPRAPAIRIPLSSSLCGLGGSPRDQASGPDASEGAAGPLLEPSQRQVEAAWEVSSENGRGRKDSVVGAVKDEPSRGLEAMSGLEELLGEDTIDQELEQLYLSHLSRLRAAVAAGGAGGGGEGPTDGGVSPSHPLGILTDRDLILKWPGPERALNSALAEEITLHYARLGRGVELIKDTEDPDEDGEGEEGLSIIPSSPEGDTPKESPPEILSGVRSVVATVGDVWLPWAGGSGCDSPAVLGIEGQFPGAPEKGMGRDTDSLHMNRMIAGVTGSPEGTEAQMEFTTGTADSLVPISSREPTAPVLRGQNLPLLGPLGAEVYPSSLARPHVSSQDEEGSGPSLEPPKRSPTRAASAECVCILPPQLRGPLTQTLGVLAGLVVVPVALNSGMSLLVLALCLSLAWFS
- the PPP1R3F gene encoding protein phosphatase 1 regulatory subunit 3F isoform X4, with product MKRAEESSPAVERPKVRESVGPLVAPTPLRPWPQMTLQVSEVTVTGKPPEEGDVPRSSPPVAFTEVPRAPAIRIPLSSSLCGLGGSPRDQASGPDASEGAAGPLLEPSQRQVEAAWEVSSENGRGRKDSVVGAVKDEPSRGLEAMSGLEELLGEDTIDQELEQLYLSHLSRLRAAVAAGGAGGGGEGPTDGGVSPSHPLGILTDRDLILKWPGPERALNSALAEEITLHYARLGRGVELIKDTEDPDEDGEGEEGLSIIPSSPEGDTPKESPPEILSGVRSVVATVGDVWLPWAGGSGCDSPAVLGIEGQFPGAPEKGMGRDTDSLHMNRMIAGVTGSPEGTEAQMEFTTGTADSLVPISSREPTAPVLRGQNLPLLGPLGAEVYPSSLARPHVSSQDEEGSGPSLEPPKRSPTRAASAECVCILPPQLRGPLTQTLGVLAGLVVVPVALNSGMSLLVLALCLSLAWFS